From Halorientalis litorea:
GGACCTCGAATTTCCCTCGACCAGCGTACTCGGGCACGACCTGACCGGGAGCGTCGCAGTCACGGAAATCGACGGTGGGACGGCGATGAACGTCGTGCCCGACCGCTGTGCGGTGACCGTCGACGAGCGCACCGTCCCCGGCGAACGCGCCGACGTGGGCCGCGTCGAGACCATCGACGGCGTGGCGTGGACCGCCGACCAGGACCTGCCGCCGATGCAGTGTGGGGACGAGGCCTTCGCCGACGCGGTGCTGGCCGCCGCCGACGCCGCACAGGACGGCGACCCCGAACACGTCGTCAAACCGCACGCGACGGACGCCGGATGGCTCTCACAGGCCGGCACCGACTGCGTAATCTGTGGCGTCGCCGAACCCGGCGAGGCCCACACGGCCGCGGAGTCGGCGTCGCTGTCGGTCATCGAGCGGTGCGCCGACATCTATCGCCGGGTCGCAGAGACGGTCGGATAGTCCCGTCCAGAAGACACTTGTCGCTGGTCTTGTCAGTCAGCCACGATGCCCCGCTCACGACGCGCCCTCCTCGCCGCCCTCGCCGGTGGCACCGTCGCACTCGCTGGGTGTGGCGGCCGGCCGCCCGCCGCCGACCCCGACGAGACGGCCGCTCCGACAGGGACCGACACCGCGACGACAGGAACGCCGACCGACGACGCGCCCTCGCTCGGCGACGGCCGCGGTCCGGTACGCGGCGAGGCCGACCCGGTTTCCGTCGAACGGACGGTCACCGACCCCGACTTGACGTACCTGCCCGAGCAACACGCCGTCGAGTACGTCGCCGCGTACCGGCACGTCGGGACGCCCGGCGACGGTCCGCCGACCCGGGAACCGGTGTACGAGACGATGCCCTTCGAGCGATGGGGGCGGACCGAGTGCGCGTCGGTCGCCGCCGACGTTGTCGCGGACCACCTCGACGCCCGCACCGACGGGTCACCGAGCGTCGGATTCGGCACCGCACCGGCGGGCGACGGACTTGCAGCCACGGTCAACCTGACGACCACGCTCGACCGTGACGGCGACGTGGTGTTCACGCCCGACGCGTCCTTCCACCCGACCGTCGCCGCGACGCCGCGGGCGGTGACGGCGACAGTCGTCCTGAGCGGCGAGTCTCACACCGAGACGGTCCCCGTGTGGGTTCGGGAACTCGTCCAACAGCAGGAGTGACCGGGCCGGGTAGCCCGCCAGTTATTACGCTCCCGCCCCCACCATCCGACGATGAGTGAGAACGCCACGACGGGGGACACGTACGAGCAGTTCACCGACCACGTTCGACGGATGACCAACGTCGGGAACGCCGCCGGCCTCCTCAACTGGGACCAGCAGGTGATGATGCCCGAGGGCGGGACGCCCGCCCGCTCACAGCAGACCGCCGCGCTCTCGGCGGTCCACCACGAGATGCTGACCGACGACGCCCTCTCGGACTATCTGGACGACCTGGAGGCCGCCGAACTGGACGCCGAGCAGGCGGCCACCGTCCGCGAAATCCGGCGGGAACACGAGCGCGCCACCCGCGTCCCGGGCGACCTCGTGGAGGAGATTTCCGAAACGACCTCCAACGCCCTCCCGGTCTGGGAGCAGGCCAAAGGCGAGGACGATTTCGACGCCTTCGCGCCCACGCTGGAGGAGATCCTGAACCTCAAACGCGAGTACGCCGACCACATCGACCCGGACCGCGACCCCTACGAGGTGCTGTTCGAGGAGTACGAGCCGTATCTGGACATCGACACCGCCGAGCGAATCCTCGAACGCCTGCGGGACGAACTCGTCCCGCTGATAGACGCCATCGCGGAGAGCGACCGCACCCTCGCCGACCCGTTCGACGGAACGTACGACGAGGACACACAGCGGGCACTCGTCCGCGAGGCACTGGACGAACTGGGCTACGACTGGGACCGCGGCCGCCTCGACACCGCACCCCACCCGTTCTCGATGGGCACGCAGTTCGACGCCCGGGTGACCACCCGCTTCGCCCCCGAGGACCCGCTGGACGCCCTCGGCTCGACCATCCACGAGTTCGGCCACGCCACCTACACGCTCGGCCTCCCGCAGGACCACTACGGGACGCCGCTGGGCGAGTCCCGCGACTTGACCGTCCACGAGTCACAGTCCCGGCTCTGGGAGAACCACGTCGGCCGCTCGCGGCCGTTCTGGGACTTCCTCGCCCCGCGGGTGAACGACCACCTCGGCGTCGACGCCGACCCTGCGACGCTCCACGAGGCGGCCAATCAGGTGGACCCCGCGAATCTCATTCGCGTCGAGGCCGACGAACTCACCTACCACATGCACATCATCCTCCGGTTCGAAATCGAGCGTGACCTCGTGCGCGGCGACCTCGACGTGGCCGAAGTCCCCGCCGTCTGGAACGACAAGATGGAGGAGTACCTCGGCGTCCGCCCGGACACCGACGCCGAGGGCTGTCTGCAGGACATCCACTGGACGAACGGCGCGTTCGGCTACTTCCCGACCTACTCGCTGGGGAGCGTCCTCGCGGCACAGGTGTTCGCGGCCGCCGAGGCGGACCTCGGGTCACTCGACGAGGACATCCACGCCGGCGAGTTCGGCACCCTCCACGACTGGCTGACCGAGAACGTCCACAGTCACGGCTGTCGGTACGAGACGGACGCGCTGATTCGGGAGGCCACCGGCGAGGACCTGACTGCGGACTACTTCCTCGACTACGCCACCGGGAAGTTCGGCGACCTCTACGACCTCTGAGGCCGGTCGCTCGCGTAGCGTTCGCACTCACGCCCCGGCCGCTTATTCCCGCCGGCGTCCAAGCCCGCGTATGAGCGACCTGAACCTCGACCCGACGCAACTGGACCGCTACTCCCGGCACATCATCATGGAGGACCTCGGGCCGGACGGACAGAAGGCCCTGCTCGATGCCAGCGTCCTCGTCGTCGGCGCGGGCGGTCTCGGCTCCCCCGTGATTCAGTACCTCGCGGCCGCGGGCGTCGGTCGGGTGGGCATCGCCGACGCCGACGCTGTCGAGCGGAGCAACCTCCAGCGGCAAATCGTCCACGCCGACGCCGACGTGGGCCGCCCGAAAGTCGAGAGTGCCGCCGAGTTCGTCGCCGACCTGAACCCCGACGTGACCGTCGACCCTCACGAGGTGCGGGTCACGGCCGACAACGTCGAGGCGTTCATCGCGGACTACGACTTCGTGGTCGACGCCAGCGACAACTTCGAGACGCGCTTTCTGATAAACGACGCCTGCACGCTCGCCGGACAGCCGTTCTCTCACGGTGCAATCTACCGCTTCGAGGGGCAGGTGACGACGTTCGCACAGCGTGCGGACTCGCCGTGTTACCGCTGTCTGTTCCCCGAGGCACCGCCCGCCGGGGAGATTCCCGACTGCTCGGAGGCGGGCGTGCTGGGCGTCCTCCCCGGAACCGTCGGGTGCATTCAGGCCACGGAGACGGTCAAGTGGATACTCGAAGACGCGGGTCTCGCCGACGAGAGCGAGTTGCTCGACGGCCGCCTCCTCTTCTACGACGCGATGGCGATGGACTTCGAGGAGGTTCCCATCCAACCCAACCCGGACTGCCCGGTCTGTGGCGACGACCCCGCCATCGACTCCGTCGCGGAGGTGGAGTACGTCGAGACGTGCGCCATCGGTGCGGACTGAGCCGTCGGCCGCGTCGTTCTCTCCCGCCGCTACCGTGACGCGTCCCCGCCGCCGCTGACCGCGACGGCCTCCCGCTCGAACGCCGCCCCGGTCCACCGCCACGCGCCGACGTACGGATACTCGCCGTCGAGGGAAACGATGACGTAGACGTAGCCCACCCACGTCGCCTGCTCTCTGTCCGTCTCGCTCGGTGTCGGCGGCCCGGCGGGGTGTGAGTGGTAGAACCCGACAACCTCGCGGCCCGCGTCCTCGACGGTCCGCATCAGGTCGAGTTGCTCCGCGGGGTCGAGTTCGTAGGCGGCCCGGGGGCTGTCGGCGACGTTCGTGGCTCGGAGCGCGCTGTCGACCTCGCTCTCCCCGTCCCCGTGGTCCCCGCCGAGGACGCCGCACACCTCCTCCGGTGCCCCGGTCCGTGCGTGGTCGATGACCGCGTCGTACGCCGCACGCGACAGGGCGAGCATCTACGCCGTGACCTCTGTGAGCGACCGGGCCACGTCCGACGGCGGGGACGCGAACGTGTCGGGGTGACACACCCCCGCGAGAAACTCCAGCGTCTCGACGAGTCGCGGCCCCGGGCGGTTCACGTAGTGGTGGCCGTCGAGGGCGTACACTCGCCCCTCGCGGACGGCGGTCAGGTCCGCCCACCCCTCGCGGTCGGTCAGGTCACCGATGTTCTCGATGGTCTGGTCGAGGCCGAACCCACAGGGGGCGGCGACGAGGACGTCCGGGTCGTACTCCCGAATCTCGCGCCACTCGCGGGGACGGGAGCGCGCGCCGGGGTCGGCGAGGCCGTACTCGCCGCCGGCCGTCTCGACCATCTCGGGAATCCAGTGGCCCGCGACCATCACGGGGTCCATCCAGTCCAACACGGCGACGCTCGGCCGTTCGCTCACGTGTGCCGTGGCCGTGCGCTCGACGGCCGCGACGCGCTCCCGGAGGTCGGCGACCAGTTCCCGCGCTCGCTCGCTCCGCCCCGTCGCGTCGCCGAGACGCTGGATGTCCGTGAACACGTCGTCGAGACTGTGCGGGTCCGTCGTCAGCACGGCGGCGTCGAGTCCGAGTTCGTCGACTGCCTCCCGGACGAGTACCTCGTCGACGGCACACACGTCACAGATGCCCTGCGAGACGACGAGGTCCGGGTCGAGCGTCGCCAGCGTCTCGCGGTCGATTGCGTACACGCCGCCGTCGTCTTCGGCTGTCGCGACCTGTTCGTTTATCTCTGAACTGCTCGCCTCCGGGTCGACTCGCGAGCGATTGACCGTCGGCTTCTCGGTCGCTTCGGGCGGGTAGTCACACTCGTGGGAGACGCCGACGGGGTCGAGTCCCAGCGCGTAGACGATTTCGGTGGCCGAGGGGAGGAGCGAGACGACGTTCATACTCGGTCTTGTGCCCGGACGGGCAAAAACCCCGCCGCGGGGCCGTCGCCTATCGGCGGTGCTTTAGGCCGTGACCGTCTACCCCGGCGTATGACGAGGACGGAATCCGGCACGTACCGCGTCTTCGAGAGCGACCGGGGGGAGAGCATCCGCCTCGTCGAACGCGGCACCGAGGACCCGATTACCGTGCGGGCCGACGGCTACGACGACGCGCTCCAATCGACAGTCGACGGCTTACGGCCGGGCTATCTCGTCGCCGCGACGCTCGACTGGGCCGAGGACGACGGCCCCGCGTTCGCCGACCTGTCGGTCGAACGGGAGACGCTGTTCGTCTTCGTGGACGGCACGCCGGACATCTTCGACCAGGCCGAGCGCACCTTCCAGCAGAGCACTCGTGACCGGGAACCAATCGCCTCGGACGTGACCTACGGGACGGACGGCGAGGCCAACGGCGTCGTCTACACGGTGGCGAAACAGCGCGGCGAACGGGACGTGTTCGACTCGTTCAGAACGGGTCGGATGACCATCGAGCCGATGCTGGACAAACTCGAAGACGGCGGTGCCGAACCGCCGTACGAGGTGTTCGTCATCCGTCCCGAGACCCATCCGTTCGTCGCGCTCTACTTTACCCTCCAGAAGGACGGCCTGCTGGCGAACACGCTCAGAGACGAGTACGACCGCCCGCGGCCGTCGGGTGCCTGACTGTCCGCCCGAAGGCACAAGCCGTTCGTTTCCGTACGTAGCGTATGGCCGCGCCGGAGGACATCGACGACCGCATCGAGAACCGCCTCCTGAGCCACGGCATCTACGTCACCGGACTGACCCACGGCGAGGAGACGCTGGTGGTCACCTACGAGACGGTCCACGCCACCGACGGCGTCCCACACCGCGACATCGGCCGGGTACTCAACCTCCTGCGTGACCTGCGCGAGGAGGGGTGGGACCCGGTCGACGTGGACGGCACCGTCACTGATTTGGACGGTGACCGACTCGGGACGTGGCACGCAGACGCCGAGTGGTTCCACGAACTCGCGACGGGTGAGGTGACCGAGACGGAGTTCTCACAGCGCGTCCTCGGCACCATCGAGGAGGCGTAAGAGGTAACTTCGCGGCCGCACCTCCCACGCTATGGACCTCCCCACCATCTGGGAGAACCGCGTCCGGTTCGAGGAGACGGACCGGCAGGGCGTCGTCTTCTACGCCAACTACGTCACCTTTCAGGACGAGACGGTCTCGCAGTTCTTCCGCGAAATCGGGTACAGCTACGCGGACATCGAAGCCGCCGGCTGGGACATCCACGTGGTGAACGTCGACATCGACTACCGCGGGCAGGCGGGGTTCGGCGACGAGTTGACCCACGGCCTGCGCGTGGCGACTGTCGGCGAGTCGAGCATGACCTCCGAGTACGTCGCCCGCCGGACGGACGACGGCGTGTTGCTCGCCGAGGGGACCGTCACCCACGTCGCCGTCGACGCCGACACCGAGGAGCCGACGCGGATTCCCGACGAGTTCCGCGCGGCCGTCGCCGCGTTCCAAGACGACCCGCCCGAGGGTGCCGAGAGCGGCGAGCGTTAACAGACGGGCTTGGGGTCGACACCCATTGCTTCGAGACGGGACACGTAGATGCCGTAGGCGGCGTCGACCACGTCGCAGGCGGTGTCGAGTGCCCGCTCCCAGTCGCCGTCGTCGGCACAGAGGGATTCGAGCGTCGCCGCGCCGTCGTCGGCGCGGTTGCTGGCCGCACTCCGCTGGTCCCGCAGGAGGCCCGCTCGCCGCTCGTCGGCCTCGTTGACGAAGAAGTTCACCGCCTGCAGGAGCGTCCGCTGGGCGACGACGGCCTGCCCGACCAGCGCGGCGACCCGTTCCACGTCGTCGGCGACGGCCACGTCGGCGGCGGGGAACGTCTCGGCGGGGGGGACTGTCTCGTCGTCGAGTTCGGCGACAACCGCCTCGGCGCGGTTCGCCGCCGCGGCGGCCACGCGCTCGAACAGGTCCCGTGCCGCCGTGTTCTCGGCCATCTCCGCCCACTCCGTCGTCGTCTCGTGGAGTGCCTGCTCCGTCGCGGCGACCACGCGCAGGACGACGGCCGTTTCGAGCGTCGCGTCGGTGGCCGCGATGAGTGCCTTGTCCGACCCGAGGCGTTCGATTGCGGTGTACTCCTCGTCGCTCACGCTGTCGAGAAACGTTTCGGCGTCCATGTCGGCTCTACCACCGGCCCGCTCATAGTTCTCCCGCCGGGTCGTTTATTCGCCGGGCGGCCGTACCGGCGTGCATGACCGACTCCGACGCCTTGACTCCGGCGGCACTCGCGGACCGCATCGACGCCGGCGAGGCCGTCCGACTGCTCGACGTGCGCAACCGCGACGAGTTCGAGGAGTGGCACATCGACGGCCCCGGCGTCACTGCGACGCAGATTCCAAACAGCAAGTGGATACAGGCGGAGGTCACTGACGGCGTGGCTGACCTCGCGGCCGGCATCGACGGCGACGGTCCCATCACCGTCGTCTGTGGCCGCGGTGAGGCGAGCGACCACGTGGCCGAACTCCTTCGGGACGTGGGTATCGACGCCCGCAACCTCGCAGAGGGAATGCGCGGGTGGGCACGGGTGTATCAGGCGACCGAAATCTCGACCGACCCGACGGTCCTACAGTACCGCCGCCCAGCGAGTGGTTGTCTCTCCTACGCAGTCGTCGCCAGCGGCGAGGCGGCCGTCGTGGACCCGCTCCGTGCGTTCACCGACCGCTACGTTTCGGATGCGGCAGAACGGGGGGCCGACATAACCACAGTCTTCGACACGCACGTCCACGCCGACCACGTCAGCGGCCTGCGGGAACTGGCCGACGAGACGGGGGCCGCCCGCCTCATGCCGCGACTGTCGGCCGAACGCGGTGCCGACTACGACGTGACGACGGTCATCGACGGCGAGGAACTGACCGTCGGGGACGCGACGCTCCGGTTCGTCCACCTCCCGGGGCACACCACGGGCATGACCGCTGTCGCCGTCGGCGACGTGTTGCTCTCCGGCGACAGCCTGTTCACCGAGAGCGTCGCTCGGCCGGACCTCCAGCGCGGTGACGGGGGCGCGGAGGCACTCGCGGCGCGACTCCACGAGTCACTGACCGACCGCCTCGCCGAGTTCCCGGACGACACGCTCGTCGCCCCCGGACACTACAGCGACGCGGCGACGGCCGCTCCGGACGGCAGCCACACCGCCACGCTGGGCGAGTTGCGCGAGCGGCTCCCCGTCTTCGAGATGGACCGTAGCGAGTTCGTCGCCCGCGTCGTCCGCGACATGCCGCCCCAGCCAGCGAACTACGAGCGCGTCGTCGCCACGAACCTCGGCCTCGAAGCCGCGGCCGACGACGAGGCCTTCGAGATGGAACTCGGCCCGAACAACTGCGCGGCGACGCCCGCGCTCGACGACTGAGGGCGTTTCAACTGGTAGCGTCTCGGCGTGAAATACTTACTCTGTAAACTGGATGGCGAGCTTTCACACCAACTGGTAGTTTTATTGGCGCGGCGGCTGTGGGTGGGGCCATGCGACTCGAAGACGACACCGTGTTCGTGACGGGTGCAGGGTCAGGAATCGGCCGCGCGGCGGCGAAACGCTGTGCCAGCGAAGGGGCGTACGTCGTCGTCACCGACGTGGACGAGGACGGCGGCGAGGAGACCGTCGCTCACATCGAGGACGCGGACGCGGGCGGTGCGGAGTTCCGGAAACTCGACGTGACCGACGGCGACGCCTTCGACGAGGTGGTACTGGACGTGGCCGAGGACCACGGCCTCGACGTGATGGTCAACAACGCCGGCGTCGGCCACCCGCCCGAGAGCATGGAGGACGTGGCCGA
This genomic window contains:
- a CDS encoding DUF6663 family protein, whose protein sequence is MTRTESGTYRVFESDRGESIRLVERGTEDPITVRADGYDDALQSTVDGLRPGYLVAATLDWAEDDGPAFADLSVERETLFVFVDGTPDIFDQAERTFQQSTRDREPIASDVTYGTDGEANGVVYTVAKQRGERDVFDSFRTGRMTIEPMLDKLEDGGAEPPYEVFVIRPETHPFVALYFTLQKDGLLANTLRDEYDRPRPSGA
- a CDS encoding MBL fold metallo-hydrolase, whose translation is MTDSDALTPAALADRIDAGEAVRLLDVRNRDEFEEWHIDGPGVTATQIPNSKWIQAEVTDGVADLAAGIDGDGPITVVCGRGEASDHVAELLRDVGIDARNLAEGMRGWARVYQATEISTDPTVLQYRRPASGCLSYAVVASGEAAVVDPLRAFTDRYVSDAAERGADITTVFDTHVHADHVSGLRELADETGAARLMPRLSAERGADYDVTTVIDGEELTVGDATLRFVHLPGHTTGMTAVAVGDVLLSGDSLFTESVARPDLQRGDGGAEALAARLHESLTDRLAEFPDDTLVAPGHYSDAATAAPDGSHTATLGELRERLPVFEMDRSEFVARVVRDMPPQPANYERVVATNLGLEAAADDEAFEMELGPNNCAATPALDD
- a CDS encoding carboxypeptidase M32, producing the protein MSENATTGDTYEQFTDHVRRMTNVGNAAGLLNWDQQVMMPEGGTPARSQQTAALSAVHHEMLTDDALSDYLDDLEAAELDAEQAATVREIRREHERATRVPGDLVEEISETTSNALPVWEQAKGEDDFDAFAPTLEEILNLKREYADHIDPDRDPYEVLFEEYEPYLDIDTAERILERLRDELVPLIDAIAESDRTLADPFDGTYDEDTQRALVREALDELGYDWDRGRLDTAPHPFSMGTQFDARVTTRFAPEDPLDALGSTIHEFGHATYTLGLPQDHYGTPLGESRDLTVHESQSRLWENHVGRSRPFWDFLAPRVNDHLGVDADPATLHEAANQVDPANLIRVEADELTYHMHIILRFEIERDLVRGDLDVAEVPAVWNDKMEEYLGVRPDTDAEGCLQDIHWTNGAFGYFPTYSLGSVLAAQVFAAAEADLGSLDEDIHAGEFGTLHDWLTENVHSHGCRYETDALIREATGEDLTADYFLDYATGKFGDLYDL
- a CDS encoding acyl-CoA thioesterase encodes the protein MDLPTIWENRVRFEETDRQGVVFYANYVTFQDETVSQFFREIGYSYADIEAAGWDIHVVNVDIDYRGQAGFGDELTHGLRVATVGESSMTSEYVARRTDDGVLLAEGTVTHVAVDADTEEPTRIPDEFRAAVAAFQDDPPEGAESGER
- the ubaA gene encoding SAMP-activating enzyme E1; the protein is MSDLNLDPTQLDRYSRHIIMEDLGPDGQKALLDASVLVVGAGGLGSPVIQYLAAAGVGRVGIADADAVERSNLQRQIVHADADVGRPKVESAAEFVADLNPDVTVDPHEVRVTADNVEAFIADYDFVVDASDNFETRFLINDACTLAGQPFSHGAIYRFEGQVTTFAQRADSPCYRCLFPEAPPAGEIPDCSEAGVLGVLPGTVGCIQATETVKWILEDAGLADESELLDGRLLFYDAMAMDFEEVPIQPNPDCPVCGDDPAIDSVAEVEYVETCAIGAD
- a CDS encoding cobalamin-binding protein codes for the protein MNVVSLLPSATEIVYALGLDPVGVSHECDYPPEATEKPTVNRSRVDPEASSSEINEQVATAEDDGGVYAIDRETLATLDPDLVVSQGICDVCAVDEVLVREAVDELGLDAAVLTTDPHSLDDVFTDIQRLGDATGRSERARELVADLRERVAAVERTATAHVSERPSVAVLDWMDPVMVAGHWIPEMVETAGGEYGLADPGARSRPREWREIREYDPDVLVAAPCGFGLDQTIENIGDLTDREGWADLTAVREGRVYALDGHHYVNRPGPRLVETLEFLAGVCHPDTFASPPSDVARSLTEVTA
- a CDS encoding desampylase codes for the protein MLALSRAAYDAVIDHARTGAPEEVCGVLGGDHGDGESEVDSALRATNVADSPRAAYELDPAEQLDLMRTVEDAGREVVGFYHSHPAGPPTPSETDREQATWVGYVYVIVSLDGEYPYVGAWRWTGAAFEREAVAVSGGGDASR